The Pseudomonadota bacterium genome window below encodes:
- a CDS encoding endonuclease/exonuclease/phosphatase family protein, giving the protein MPATALFGLKRRVSAFLAIMVLAGCSPQETSNVKGANPSSESSSVTVMTFNVENLFNTTHDAGKDDYTYLPVSRKRTAEHVTRCNTIEVERWRNDCLGLDWSEEAVEFKLRQLGKTILQINDGKGPDILALQEVENIEILTRLSQEYLQAAGYGKPILIEGQDLRGIDVAFLSRLPLATEPVLHAFDAPAFPDRIKDTRGVLEATFQLPGGGRLTGFCVHFPAPFHPIEMREVAYDHLNTLRSRVPADQPVFAAGDFNTPAREMTGTSIMDDRVRPFWTVAHEADCEGCLGTNYWSRGQTWSFLDMILFSESEAENGWHMPKGGVFIANGYGDQLNPDGTVNRFNLENRRGVSDHLPLVMTLTRAKRH; this is encoded by the coding sequence ATGCCAGCCACAGCGCTATTCGGACTGAAACGTCGAGTCTCGGCGTTCCTAGCGATTATGGTGCTCGCAGGATGCAGTCCGCAGGAGACGTCGAACGTCAAAGGCGCCAACCCCAGCTCCGAATCATCGTCGGTCACCGTCATGACCTTCAACGTCGAGAACCTGTTCAACACGACGCATGACGCCGGCAAAGACGACTACACCTACCTGCCCGTCAGTCGCAAGCGCACCGCCGAACACGTGACACGCTGCAATACGATCGAAGTCGAACGCTGGCGAAACGACTGCCTAGGGCTCGACTGGAGCGAAGAGGCTGTTGAGTTCAAGCTTCGACAGCTTGGAAAGACCATTCTTCAGATCAACGACGGCAAGGGACCGGACATTCTTGCGCTGCAGGAAGTCGAAAACATCGAGATCCTGACCCGTCTGTCTCAGGAGTATCTCCAAGCGGCCGGGTACGGCAAGCCGATTCTCATCGAAGGCCAGGACCTGCGGGGCATCGACGTTGCATTTTTAAGCCGACTCCCGCTGGCCACAGAACCGGTGCTGCACGCCTTCGATGCACCCGCTTTTCCCGACAGGATCAAGGATACGCGCGGGGTACTCGAGGCGACCTTCCAGCTTCCCGGTGGCGGCCGATTGACGGGCTTTTGTGTGCATTTCCCGGCACCGTTCCACCCCATCGAGATGCGGGAAGTGGCCTACGATCACCTCAACACACTCCGATCCCGTGTCCCGGCAGATCAGCCCGTGTTTGCGGCCGGGGATTTCAATACGCCGGCTCGCGAAATGACGGGCACCTCGATCATGGACGACCGGGTTCGACCCTTTTGGACCGTCGCCCACGAGGCTGATTGCGAGGGCTGCCTGGGCACCAACTATTGGTCGCGCGGCCAAACCTGGTCGTTTCTCGACATGATCTTGTTCTCCGAGAGCGAAGCGGAAAACGGATGGCATATGCCAAAGGGTGGCGTTTTTATTGCCAACGGTTACGGAGACCAGCTCAACCCCGACGGCACGGTGAATCGGTTTAACCTGGAGAACCGCCGTGGCGTGTCTGACCACCTGCCGCTGGTCATGACGCTCACGAGGGCTAAACGCCATTAG
- a CDS encoding HupE/UreJ family protein, with protein MHPFAFYLQLGFEHISDLSGFDHILFLIALCAVYRMEQWKSIIILVTAFTVGHSITLALASLEAVTIPSDIIEFLIPTTILLTAIHNVVRRPANGPSKMGPTYAMALFFGLIHGMGFSNYFRALLMGDSSVAIPLLAFNVGIELGQLLVVAFIVGTAYLFLNVFSVKHREWNLFISGAAAGIAAMLMVETRFW; from the coding sequence ATGCATCCATTTGCCTTTTATCTGCAGCTTGGCTTTGAACATATCTCCGATCTGAGCGGGTTCGACCACATTCTGTTCCTGATTGCGCTTTGCGCCGTGTATCGGATGGAGCAGTGGAAAAGCATCATTATCCTGGTGACGGCCTTCACCGTCGGGCATAGCATCACGCTCGCGCTGGCGTCGCTTGAGGCGGTGACCATTCCGTCAGACATCATCGAGTTCCTTATCCCGACAACCATTCTGCTCACCGCGATTCACAACGTGGTTCGGCGCCCGGCAAACGGCCCGTCAAAGATGGGGCCGACCTACGCCATGGCGCTGTTTTTTGGGTTGATCCACGGCATGGGCTTTTCGAACTACTTTCGAGCGCTGCTGATGGGCGACTCCTCTGTTGCCATACCGCTCCTTGCGTTCAATGTTGGCATCGAGCTGGGTCAGCTGCTAGTGGTCGCGTTCATTGTTGGTACCGCGTATCTGTTCCTCAACGTTTTTAGCGTCAAGCATCGCGAGTGGAATCTGTTTATCTCCGGCGCCGCAGCGGGCATTGCCGCCATGCTGATGGTCGAGACTCGATTCTGGTGA
- the argE gene encoding acetylornithine deacetylase — MSSLNSIDMLARLVAFPTVSRDSNLPLIDWVEDYLGAFGARCRRTWNDDGDKANLFAAIGPDVPGGVVLSGHTDVVPIDDQDWHTEPFKLTERDGLLYGRGSSDMKGFSAVFLSRLAELDRSALERPLYLALSYDEEVGCLGIDRMVDDALDAFAKPDFAIIGEPTTMQIVRVHKSLNTFRTVVTGKAAHSSQPHRGAGAILAAARIMEHLDSLGRQRRAQGSSSGCEPPWTTVQVGTIQGGTAANILPSHCEFVWEYRGLPDEGPDDILNAMNQFIEQRVLPDLREFAPEATIETTSLARVQPLMPDPAARADTWVQGLAGVREGGSGAVSFATEAGSFQRAGISSVVCGPGSINQAHQPNEFIDPAELKRCEAMVDDVFAYLCRKN; from the coding sequence ATGTCCTCGCTGAATTCCATCGACATGCTCGCCCGTCTGGTTGCTTTTCCGACCGTTTCGCGCGATTCCAACCTGCCGCTCATCGACTGGGTGGAAGATTATCTCGGCGCATTCGGGGCCCGCTGCCGTCGTACCTGGAATGATGACGGCGACAAGGCCAACCTGTTTGCGGCTATCGGCCCAGACGTGCCAGGTGGTGTTGTGCTTTCCGGACACACGGACGTCGTGCCGATCGATGATCAGGACTGGCATACAGAACCGTTTAAGCTCACCGAGCGCGATGGGCTCCTGTATGGCCGGGGCAGCTCCGACATGAAAGGCTTCTCCGCGGTGTTTTTGTCGCGCCTGGCAGAACTGGATCGGTCGGCGTTGGAACGCCCGCTTTACCTAGCCCTCTCCTATGATGAAGAGGTCGGCTGTCTCGGCATCGATCGCATGGTTGATGACGCGCTGGACGCATTTGCAAAGCCGGACTTTGCGATTATTGGTGAACCCACCACGATGCAGATCGTTCGGGTCCACAAGTCGCTGAACACCTTCCGCACCGTGGTCACCGGAAAGGCGGCGCACTCCAGTCAGCCCCATCGGGGCGCCGGCGCCATATTGGCCGCGGCTCGTATCATGGAGCACCTGGATTCGCTTGGTCGCCAGCGTCGCGCTCAAGGCTCCAGCTCCGGCTGCGAACCGCCTTGGACCACGGTGCAGGTCGGCACCATTCAGGGAGGTACGGCCGCCAACATCCTTCCCAGCCACTGTGAGTTTGTCTGGGAATATCGCGGGCTGCCGGATGAGGGCCCGGACGACATCCTCAACGCGATGAATCAATTCATCGAGCAGCGGGTGCTCCCGGACCTGCGGGAATTTGCGCCGGAGGCAACCATTGAAACCACATCGTTGGCTCGCGTGCAGCCGCTCATGCCTGATCCGGCGGCCCGCGCTGATACCTGGGTACAAGGGTTGGCCGGCGTGCGGGAAGGGGGTTCGGGGGCGGTGTCGTTTGCCACCGAGGCCGGCAGCTTTCAGCGGGCCGGCATCAGCAGCGTGGTCTGCGGACCGGGCTCGATCAATCAGGCTCACCAGCCCAATGAATTTATTGACCCCGCCGAGCTGAAACGCTGCGAGGCCATGGTAGACGACGTGTTTGCCTATCTTTGCCGGAAAAACTAA
- a CDS encoding sodium:solute symporter family protein, translated as MPQWVVVSSLILAYLALTLWVGLRAGRGTSSTVDGFVAGDRNFGFLVMYFVTGATVFSAFAFLGGPGWAYSRGAAAFYILSYGVLGMLPWYAIGPRVARIGRQLGQVTQAQFLTGRFRSRWLSVLIALISVAALIPYITLQMRGAGIVIEAVTEGHVPLWLGAAIAYGIVLIYVLVSGVAAVGWTNTLQGVFMVVIAWSLGLYLPFALYGGVGPMFDAIALERPELLELPGLGANGEPWSWAGYSSAILVSAIGITMWPHLFMKAFTARSERIIRQTVVWFPTFQLFLVPVFLIGFAGVLFVETLDQPDFILPYLILNVDLPVVVVGLFCAGALSASMSTGDALMHATASVAVEDGIRPFAHLSVAQQRQLIRLLIVVAGAVSYFFAVSEGASLVVLLLTSYGIIAQLAPPVVAALFWRRATTPGVIAGLVAGGATALTCFFVPELKPIDMHEGIFGLLVHVPVLIVVSLLTPAEDPDRIEAYVNPFSEPQDVGSALPE; from the coding sequence ATGCCCCAGTGGGTGGTGGTGAGTTCCCTGATCCTTGCTTATCTGGCGCTGACCCTTTGGGTGGGGCTGCGCGCCGGTCGCGGAACGTCTTCGACGGTTGACGGCTTTGTCGCGGGCGATCGAAACTTTGGGTTTCTGGTGATGTACTTTGTCACCGGCGCCACCGTCTTTTCCGCTTTTGCCTTTCTGGGCGGGCCGGGCTGGGCCTACTCACGGGGCGCTGCCGCATTTTATATCCTGTCCTACGGCGTGCTGGGTATGTTGCCCTGGTACGCGATTGGGCCGAGGGTCGCACGGATTGGGCGTCAGCTGGGGCAGGTCACCCAGGCTCAGTTTTTGACCGGTCGCTTTCGCTCCCGATGGCTGTCCGTTCTGATTGCCCTTATCAGCGTCGCTGCGTTGATCCCGTACATCACCCTGCAGATGCGCGGCGCCGGCATCGTGATCGAAGCGGTCACCGAGGGGCATGTGCCTCTCTGGCTCGGCGCAGCGATCGCGTACGGCATTGTGCTGATCTACGTGCTTGTAAGCGGCGTTGCGGCTGTCGGCTGGACCAACACGCTGCAGGGCGTGTTTATGGTTGTGATCGCCTGGTCGCTTGGCCTGTACCTCCCTTTTGCCCTGTATGGCGGAGTCGGGCCGATGTTCGACGCCATTGCTCTCGAGCGCCCCGAGTTGCTGGAGCTGCCGGGCCTGGGGGCGAACGGCGAGCCCTGGAGCTGGGCCGGCTACAGCAGCGCTATCCTGGTCAGCGCCATCGGGATCACCATGTGGCCGCATCTGTTTATGAAGGCTTTCACCGCCCGCAGCGAGCGCATCATTCGGCAAACGGTGGTCTGGTTCCCGACCTTTCAGCTCTTTTTGGTGCCGGTGTTCCTCATCGGCTTCGCCGGCGTACTGTTTGTGGAAACGCTGGATCAGCCGGACTTCATCCTGCCGTACCTGATCCTGAACGTGGACCTGCCGGTTGTGGTGGTGGGCCTGTTCTGCGCCGGAGCGCTTTCCGCCTCGATGTCGACGGGGGACGCGCTGATGCACGCAACCGCCTCGGTGGCGGTGGAAGACGGCATCCGGCCGTTCGCCCACTTAAGCGTGGCGCAGCAGCGCCAGCTGATTCGCCTCCTGATTGTTGTTGCCGGTGCGGTGTCGTACTTCTTTGCTGTCTCGGAGGGCGCATCGCTGGTTGTGCTGCTCCTTACGTCTTACGGCATTATTGCCCAGCTTGCGCCGCCGGTTGTTGCTGCCCTGTTCTGGCGGCGAGCCACGACGCCCGGCGTCATTGCGGGGCTGGTCGCGGGGGGCGCAACCGCTCTCACGTGCTTTTTTGTGCCGGAGCTGAAACCTATCGACATGCACGAAGGCATTTTTGGACTGCTTGTTCACGTGCCCGTGCTTATTGTGGTGTCGCTGCTGACCCCGGCCGAAGATCCCGACCGGATCGAAGCGTATGTAAACCCGTTCTCTGAGCCGCAAGACGTTGGCTCGGCTTTACCGGAGTAA
- a CDS encoding MarR family winged helix-turn-helix transcriptional regulator — protein MRKANRALFRFYEHAMDGSGVSITQFAILRALDRNGETPLSRLADELVMERTSLYRTIAPLVEAGAVELTAAPKGRTKLAAVTREGRALMHAAAPNWDAAQASVVGALGPENWKALSETLLQIPHLLKEES, from the coding sequence GTGCGAAAAGCCAATCGAGCGCTGTTTCGCTTTTATGAACACGCTATGGATGGGTCGGGCGTATCCATTACGCAATTTGCGATTCTCCGCGCGTTGGACCGCAACGGAGAAACGCCGTTGTCGCGATTGGCGGATGAACTGGTGATGGAACGGACGTCCTTGTACCGGACGATTGCGCCCTTGGTTGAGGCCGGAGCGGTCGAGCTCACCGCCGCGCCAAAAGGTCGAACCAAGCTCGCTGCCGTGACCCGCGAGGGCAGGGCGCTCATGCACGCGGCCGCCCCGAACTGGGACGCCGCCCAGGCAAGCGTTGTGGGTGCCTTGGGTCCGGAAAACTGGAAGGCACTGTCGGAAACGCTGCTGCAAATCCCTCACTTGCTCAAGGAAGAAAGCTAA
- a CDS encoding RidA family protein, whose amino-acid sequence MNRLLLLPMIFCLLLPMAATADVEAKLQAMGIELYPYVEPTNQFVYVVQAGNLAFTAGHGPKRADGTYLIGRLGDALTVEEGAQAARLSGIALLSSLKHELGDLDRIKRFVKVLGMVNATEDFTQHSAVINGFSDLIVEVFGEKGKHARSAVGMQSLPVGFATEIEVVVELYE is encoded by the coding sequence ATGAATCGACTGCTCTTGCTGCCCATGATTTTCTGCCTGCTGCTTCCAATGGCGGCCACCGCTGACGTGGAAGCGAAGCTTCAGGCGATGGGAATCGAACTCTACCCATATGTGGAACCCACCAACCAGTTTGTCTACGTCGTGCAGGCAGGAAACCTGGCGTTTACGGCGGGACACGGCCCGAAGCGGGCTGACGGGACGTACCTGATCGGACGACTCGGCGACGCCCTGACGGTCGAGGAGGGCGCTCAGGCGGCTCGTCTGTCGGGCATTGCGCTGCTTTCCAGCCTGAAGCACGAGCTTGGCGATCTCGACCGCATCAAGCGATTTGTGAAGGTGCTGGGCATGGTAAACGCGACCGAAGATTTCACTCAGCACTCCGCGGTGATCAACGGATTTTCGGACTTGATCGTCGAAGTGTTCGGTGAAAAGGGTAAACACGCCCGGTCAGCCGTGGGGATGCAGTCGCTGCCCGTGGGTTTTGCCACAGAAATCGAGGTGGTGGTTGAACTCTATGAGTAG
- a CDS encoding kelch repeat-containing protein, producing MFGLTGFSAAEESSQITWSAAAPLPYRVQEIYPVVHQGKIYVAGGLSPDVPEQQMNISDQVWAYDPELDRWVAAPSLPEPRHHPFLVSYEDAIYAFGGFIARDGGRWHNSSDVLRLVDGGSSWEKIGSMPSPQAETLAVVLKHKIHLASGRSPRGSQNARWGDQIDVAEHRIYDPTTGSWAPAPALDVARNSASGVRLGGAWHVIAGRTVAGGNLPTHELYDLEANSWTRKAPLPQAQGGLAAAALHGKIYVFGGEYFDNGGGVYEEVWEYTPETDRWRHVSDMPVPRHGLGAVTLGDAIYVVGGATEAGGAGTSNRVSVFTLTEATSP from the coding sequence GTGTTCGGACTGACAGGTTTCTCCGCCGCTGAGGAGAGCAGTCAAATAACCTGGTCAGCCGCCGCGCCGCTGCCCTACCGGGTGCAGGAAATCTACCCGGTAGTCCATCAGGGCAAAATCTACGTGGCCGGCGGCTTAAGCCCGGATGTGCCCGAGCAGCAAATGAACATTTCTGATCAGGTCTGGGCCTATGACCCGGAGCTCGACCGGTGGGTTGCCGCACCGTCTCTCCCTGAGCCTCGGCATCATCCCTTTTTGGTGTCGTACGAAGACGCCATCTACGCCTTCGGTGGGTTCATCGCCCGCGATGGTGGTCGCTGGCATAACAGCAGTGACGTACTCCGCCTGGTCGATGGTGGGTCTTCCTGGGAAAAAATTGGGAGTATGCCGAGCCCCCAGGCGGAAACCCTGGCGGTCGTTCTTAAGCACAAGATTCACCTGGCTAGCGGCAGATCCCCAAGGGGGTCGCAGAACGCTCGCTGGGGCGATCAGATCGATGTTGCTGAACATCGGATTTATGATCCGACGACCGGTTCCTGGGCTCCTGCGCCGGCTCTTGATGTAGCACGCAACAGTGCGTCGGGCGTCCGCCTGGGGGGCGCCTGGCACGTCATTGCCGGGCGCACCGTTGCCGGTGGCAATCTGCCGACCCACGAACTTTACGATCTCGAAGCAAACAGCTGGACCCGTAAAGCGCCGCTGCCTCAGGCGCAGGGTGGTCTCGCCGCTGCGGCGCTGCACGGCAAGATTTATGTATTCGGCGGCGAGTATTTCGACAACGGCGGCGGCGTGTATGAAGAGGTTTGGGAATACACGCCCGAGACGGACAGGTGGCGGCACGTCAGCGACATGCCCGTGCCGCGTCACGGGCTGGGCGCGGTGACGCTGGGTGACGCCATTTATGTGGTCGGCGGTGCCACCGAGGCTGGCGGTGCCGGAACGTCAAATCGCGTCTCGGTGTTCACGCTTACCGAGGCTACTTCTCCTTAG
- a CDS encoding creatininase family protein, with protein MELRFSTWPEVEGYLKGSHAIVLPIGSTEQHGPNGLIGTDALCPEALALELGKQTGALIAPTISVGMAQHHLGFPGSITLKPSTLILVIRDTVNSLVQHGFRRFYFLNGHGGNVATVTAAFSELYAQTSLGEQPGAPGGIRCILRNWWEANGVMALSRSLFGDADGSHATCGEVSLTQYAYPDSRKTAEMNPPIAPNGPIYDAADYRRRFPDGRIGSNPSLANPEAGKKLFDLALEGIAADFQKFSTAGQ; from the coding sequence ATGGAGCTCAGGTTCAGCACCTGGCCGGAGGTCGAGGGTTATCTCAAGGGCAGCCACGCCATCGTGTTGCCCATCGGTTCGACCGAGCAACATGGGCCCAATGGCCTCATCGGCACCGATGCGCTGTGTCCAGAGGCCCTCGCGCTAGAGCTGGGGAAACAGACAGGCGCGCTCATCGCACCGACCATTTCGGTCGGTATGGCGCAGCACCATCTGGGGTTTCCTGGATCGATCACGCTGAAACCGTCGACGCTGATTCTAGTCATCCGCGATACGGTCAACTCCCTGGTCCAGCACGGTTTCCGACGTTTCTATTTCCTGAATGGTCACGGCGGCAACGTGGCGACCGTCACCGCCGCGTTTTCTGAGCTATACGCGCAAACGAGTCTCGGGGAGCAGCCGGGGGCACCGGGTGGCATTCGCTGCATTCTGCGAAACTGGTGGGAGGCCAACGGCGTGATGGCGCTGAGCCGATCGCTGTTTGGGGATGCCGACGGCAGCCATGCGACCTGCGGGGAGGTATCGCTCACGCAGTACGCCTACCCCGACAGCCGCAAGACGGCCGAGATGAACCCGCCGATTGCCCCGAACGGCCCAATTTACGACGCCGCCGACTATCGACGCCGCTTTCCGGACGGGCGAATCGGTTCTAACCCGTCGCTCGCAAACCCCGAGGCGGGTAAGAAGCTGTTCGATCTGGCGCTGGAGGGGATCGCTGCCGACTTCCAGAAGTTTTCTACTGCCGGTCAATAA
- a CDS encoding dienelactone hydrolase family protein, translating to MCDENTIKESDEYLGKLSRREFTALAAGSAMAMMLPRAANALAVTSTDVEIETPDGVCDALFVHPAEGQHPAVLMWPDILALRPAFRKMATRLAESGYAVLCVNPYYRDAKSPVVAEGESFGDQATREKVMPMYRNLSAQTHQTDAKAFVAWLDEQSPVDTGRKVGTMGYCMGGPIIMRTAAAVPDRIGAAGSYHGGGLVTDRPDSPHLLIPQMKAQLLIAVADNDDERDPQAKKVLREEFAKNGLKAEIEVYEGAMHGWCVLDSRVYNHDPAEKAWARTLAMFERAL from the coding sequence ATGTGTGATGAGAACACCATCAAAGAATCCGACGAATACCTTGGCAAACTGTCTCGCCGCGAGTTCACTGCGCTCGCCGCCGGCAGCGCGATGGCCATGATGCTGCCCCGCGCCGCCAACGCGCTGGCGGTCACCAGCACCGACGTGGAAATCGAGACGCCGGACGGCGTTTGTGACGCGCTGTTTGTCCATCCAGCTGAAGGTCAACACCCTGCGGTGCTGATGTGGCCCGACATTCTCGCCCTGCGCCCGGCGTTCCGGAAAATGGCGACTCGCCTCGCCGAAAGCGGTTACGCCGTGCTTTGCGTCAACCCGTACTATCGCGACGCCAAGTCGCCGGTAGTGGCGGAAGGTGAAAGCTTTGGCGACCAGGCAACGCGTGAGAAAGTCATGCCGATGTACCGCAACCTGTCAGCGCAAACGCATCAGACCGACGCCAAGGCTTTTGTCGCCTGGCTCGACGAACAGTCACCCGTCGACACCGGCCGCAAAGTTGGCACGATGGGTTACTGCATGGGTGGTCCGATTATTATGCGTACGGCCGCAGCGGTACCCGATCGCATCGGAGCTGCAGGCTCTTACCACGGCGGCGGCCTCGTGACCGACCGGCCCGACAGCCCGCATCTGCTCATCCCGCAGATGAAAGCCCAGCTGCTGATCGCGGTGGCCGACAACGACGATGAGCGCGACCCGCAAGCAAAAAAGGTCTTGCGCGAAGAGTTCGCGAAAAATGGGCTGAAGGCCGAAATCGAGGTTTACGAGGGTGCCATGCACGGCTGGTGTGTGCTCGACTCGCGAGTTTACAACCATGACCCAGCCGAAAAGGCCTGGGCGCGAACGCTGGCGATGTTTGAGCGAGCGCTCTAG
- a CDS encoding dipeptidase has translation MSHTQKLTSLVLLLVFLLAGCSSEPEAVGETAEPETAEDAAETEQELVARALEIHDRILTLDTHADTPLRMIEPGFDMAERHDPRETGSKVDYPRMKEGGLDAIFLAAFVAQDIRDDDGNSRAKALVLQMIDAVTESAAQNSSMAGLALTPEDAYELEKAGKRAIYLGIENGYPVGNDIANVELYYDKGVRYITLVHSSNNDLADSATDSKGPEHGGISELGEQVVQEMNRLGIMVDVSHGSDEVFYDAIAMSKAPIIASHSNARALVDNQRNMTDEMLKLMAENGGVVQLTMLSDYLRTPPDNPERKAALEELRANMKPASEMTMEERKAMRQAFNEINEKYPNPSATVQNAVDHIDHIVEVAGIDHVGIGCDFDGGGGIDGVFDASEVMNITIELVRRGYTEEQIEKIWSGNLMRVFREVRAVADEMQADASA, from the coding sequence ATGTCGCACACACAAAAACTCACTTCACTCGTTTTGCTTCTCGTGTTTCTTCTCGCCGGCTGTTCGTCAGAACCCGAAGCGGTTGGCGAAACCGCAGAACCCGAAACGGCTGAGGATGCTGCAGAGACCGAGCAGGAACTGGTCGCGCGAGCACTCGAAATCCACGATCGCATTCTCACGCTGGATACCCATGCCGACACGCCGCTGCGGATGATCGAGCCGGGCTTTGACATGGCCGAGCGGCATGATCCGCGGGAAACTGGGTCGAAGGTGGACTATCCGCGCATGAAAGAGGGCGGACTCGACGCAATCTTTCTCGCCGCCTTTGTTGCTCAGGACATCCGTGATGATGACGGCAACAGCCGGGCGAAGGCCCTGGTTCTGCAGATGATCGACGCCGTGACCGAGTCCGCAGCGCAAAATTCTTCGATGGCTGGGCTGGCACTGACACCGGAGGATGCCTATGAGCTAGAGAAGGCCGGCAAGCGGGCCATCTACCTGGGCATCGAAAACGGCTATCCCGTCGGCAACGATATCGCCAACGTGGAGCTTTACTACGACAAAGGCGTCCGATACATCACGCTCGTACATTCGAGCAACAACGACCTGGCGGACTCGGCCACCGATTCCAAGGGCCCAGAGCACGGCGGTATCAGTGAGCTGGGCGAGCAGGTTGTTCAGGAAATGAATCGTCTGGGCATCATGGTTGATGTTTCCCACGGCAGCGATGAGGTGTTCTACGACGCGATTGCCATGTCCAAGGCGCCCATTATCGCGAGTCACTCCAATGCGCGCGCCCTGGTGGACAATCAGCGCAACATGACCGACGAGATGCTAAAGCTCATGGCGGAAAACGGCGGCGTGGTCCAGCTGACAATGCTGTCTGACTATCTGCGTACACCTCCGGACAACCCCGAGCGCAAGGCAGCCCTTGAGGAGCTTCGCGCGAACATGAAGCCGGCGAGCGAAATGACCATGGAAGAACGGAAAGCCATGAGGCAGGCCTTCAATGAGATCAACGAAAAATACCCCAACCCATCGGCAACCGTACAGAATGCGGTAGATCACATTGATCATATCGTTGAGGTCGCCGGCATTGACCACGTTGGCATTGGCTGCGATTTCGATGGCGGTGGCGGGATCGACGGCGTGTTCGATGCCAGTGAGGTTATGAACATCACGATCGAACTGGTTCGCCGGGGCTATACCGAAGAGCAGATCGAAAAAATCTGGAGCGGCAATCTGATGCGGGTCTTTCGCGAGGTACGGGCAGTCGCCGACGAAATGCAGGCCGACGCGTCGGCGTGA
- a CDS encoding DUF6702 family protein, whose protein sequence is MLKAITRCLLLCVLLGPHAGAGAHPLKLSLSEIEYSSTLRLLTISLRLFLTDVNEALVFDPDSNLLAFCEPNEAPNAEGMLLDYLSGFFYVRINGENVQLSIKRKRLSGEGGNTALEVVFEQQLDPPITSMEIKNAVFTDLFYDQSNIVYVHVDNDSRSLMLNKETPVHQLTF, encoded by the coding sequence ATGCTAAAGGCGATCACTCGATGTCTTTTGCTGTGCGTCCTGCTCGGGCCGCACGCTGGGGCTGGCGCCCATCCCCTGAAACTCTCGCTAAGCGAAATCGAGTATTCGTCAACGCTGCGGCTGTTGACCATTAGCCTCAGGCTGTTTTTGACTGACGTAAACGAGGCGTTGGTTTTCGATCCTGACAGTAATCTGCTGGCGTTTTGTGAGCCCAACGAGGCGCCCAACGCCGAGGGAATGCTGCTCGACTACCTCAGCGGGTTTTTCTACGTCAGGATCAACGGAGAAAACGTCCAGCTGAGTATCAAACGCAAAAGGCTGAGCGGCGAAGGCGGAAATACCGCGCTGGAAGTGGTCTTTGAGCAGCAGTTAGACCCGCCGATTACCTCTATGGAAATTAAAAACGCGGTTTTCACTGACCTGTTCTACGATCAGAGCAACATTGTGTATGTACATGTGGACAACGACTCGAGGAGCCTGATGCTCAACAAAGAGACGCCTGTGCACCAGCTCACTTTTTGA